In one window of Tenrec ecaudatus isolate mTenEca1 chromosome 3, mTenEca1.hap1, whole genome shotgun sequence DNA:
- the LOC142442300 gene encoding large ribosomal subunit protein eL29-like: MAISKNHTTHNQSRKWHRNGIKKPWSQRYESLKGVDPKFLRNMRFAKKHNKKGLKKMQANNAKAAAAHAEAIKDLVKPTEVKAKIPMGVIRKLSRLAYITHPKLGKRARARIAKGLRLCRPKAKAQSKADAPAKATTPAKAPKALQRTALKIQFGEHDQFDQAIWGKAKGVCNRAAMGAKP; encoded by the exons ATGGCCATCTCCAAGAACCACACCACACACAACCAATCCCggaaatggcacagaaacggCATCAAAAAACCCTGGTCACAACGATACGAATCTCTTAAGGGAGTGGACCCCAAGTTCCTGAGGAACATGCGCTTCGCCAAGAAGCACAacaagaagggcctgaagaaaatgcaggccaaCAACGCCAAGGCTGCGGCTGCTCACGCTGAGGCCATCAaggatcttgtgaagcccacagaggtcaagGCCAAGATCCCAATGGGCGTCATCCGCAAGCTCAGCCGACTGGCCTATATTACCCACCCCAAGCTTGGCAAGCGGGCTCGGGCACGTATTGCCAAGGGTCTGAGGCTCTGCCGGCCCAAGGCCAAGGCACAAAGCAAGGCTGATGCTCCAGCCAAGGCCACGACTCCAGCAAAAGCTCCCAAAg cactacagaggacagcactgaagatacagtttggGGAGCATGACCAATTTGACCAGGCCATATGGGGCAAAGCAAAAGGggtgtgcaacagggcagcaatgggagcaaagccatga